A window of the Acidimicrobiales bacterium genome harbors these coding sequences:
- a CDS encoding MMPL family transporter, with protein MTIDETPLARLGRWSHRSRKAVMITWLVLALGLGVFAPSLEHALSGAMWEVKGSDSLAARNIIDEQFGGLSSQSAVIVIHSDTLAVEAPAFQEAIADANAVLETEEAFGPAMPAMPGMDGHTVMIQAGAVVDPTEAVKAAERIHDAVGELSTVDDGGDLTVALTGSPAFWGDFNAVNREGMMKAEILTWPVTAVILVLAFGTLAAAGLPLLLTAAGLAASMGVLFGITQFTDLSIWTLNFAMMFALALGIDYALFIVTRFRAALHAQPDQVEHAVGITMDTAGKAVLFSGLTVMISLSAVLLVPIPAFQSMAAGMMLSVGFVMLAALTLLPALLGPGIDRFALPWHAVSDHRSPWFENMARKIEGKRVLAAGTAVVMLLGLAGPLLGLKTGMPSVTVLPKDEQARQGYDLLAQAFGPGGPGPLQIIVPAGTDAAAVAEQVGATPGIAMAFPPAPGAAGASMINAVSAYDPSSPEALDVVAALRDELPAGVLVGGPVAENVDLDATLSAKAPLVIGVVLVLGFLLLVIALQALLVAVVGVIFNLLSVGAAFGVGALAFQHGWAAGPMGFESQGYLTSWAPLFFFTLVFAISMDYTVFLLASTREHFERSGDAAEAVRGSIAHTGRPIVAAAGVMIGVFYTFAIAGTLPMKEMGLILGTAVLLDAFLIRLILVPAVLYMIGNSAWWLPKSLGRVLPDVKFAH; from the coding sequence ATGACCATCGACGAAACACCGTTGGCCCGCTTGGGCCGATGGTCGCACCGTTCTCGCAAGGCGGTGATGATCACCTGGCTCGTGCTGGCACTGGGCCTCGGTGTGTTCGCCCCGAGTCTCGAGCACGCACTCTCCGGCGCCATGTGGGAGGTCAAGGGCAGCGACTCGCTTGCTGCTCGCAACATCATCGACGAGCAATTTGGTGGGTTGTCGTCGCAGTCTGCGGTCATCGTGATCCACAGCGACACGCTTGCGGTCGAGGCCCCGGCGTTCCAAGAGGCGATCGCGGATGCCAACGCCGTGCTCGAGACCGAGGAGGCCTTCGGTCCGGCGATGCCCGCGATGCCGGGGATGGACGGCCACACGGTCATGATCCAGGCCGGCGCCGTGGTCGATCCGACAGAGGCGGTGAAGGCGGCAGAACGAATCCATGACGCCGTCGGTGAATTGTCGACCGTCGACGACGGAGGCGACCTCACCGTGGCGCTCACCGGATCGCCGGCGTTCTGGGGCGACTTCAACGCCGTGAACCGAGAGGGCATGATGAAGGCCGAGATCCTGACCTGGCCGGTCACGGCCGTGATTCTCGTCCTTGCCTTCGGGACGCTCGCTGCCGCTGGACTCCCGCTGCTGCTGACGGCCGCAGGTCTCGCCGCGTCGATGGGCGTGCTGTTCGGGATCACCCAGTTCACCGACCTGTCGATCTGGACCCTCAACTTCGCCATGATGTTCGCCCTCGCGCTGGGGATCGACTACGCGCTGTTCATCGTCACCCGGTTCCGCGCGGCCCTGCATGCACAGCCCGACCAGGTCGAGCACGCTGTCGGGATCACCATGGACACCGCAGGCAAGGCGGTGCTCTTCTCCGGCCTGACGGTCATGATCAGCCTGTCGGCCGTCCTGCTCGTGCCGATCCCCGCCTTCCAGTCGATGGCGGCCGGGATGATGTTGTCAGTCGGGTTCGTCATGTTGGCGGCGCTCACCCTGCTGCCTGCGTTGCTCGGCCCGGGCATCGACCGATTCGCCTTGCCGTGGCACGCCGTCAGCGATCACCGCAGTCCATGGTTCGAGAACATGGCCCGAAAGATCGAAGGCAAGCGGGTGTTGGCGGCAGGTACCGCCGTCGTCATGCTCCTGGGCCTCGCCGGCCCGCTGCTCGGGCTGAAGACCGGCATGCCGAGCGTGACCGTGCTCCCCAAGGACGAACAAGCCCGCCAGGGCTACGACCTCCTCGCCCAGGCGTTCGGCCCCGGCGGGCCCGGTCCGCTGCAGATCATCGTCCCCGCTGGCACCGATGCTGCGGCCGTTGCCGAGCAGGTGGGCGCAACACCCGGGATCGCCATGGCGTTCCCGCCGGCCCCTGGCGCCGCTGGTGCCTCGATGATCAACGCGGTGTCCGCCTATGACCCGTCGTCGCCCGAGGCACTCGATGTCGTGGCCGCACTGCGAGACGAGCTGCCCGCCGGCGTGCTGGTCGGAGGGCCGGTGGCCGAGAACGTCGACCTCGACGCCACGTTGAGCGCGAAAGCGCCGCTCGTCATCGGCGTCGTGCTGGTGCTCGGCTTCCTGCTGCTGGTCATCGCCCTCCAGGCGTTGCTGGTCGCCGTGGTCGGCGTGATCTTCAACCTGCTGTCGGTCGGCGCCGCCTTCGGCGTGGGGGCGCTCGCCTTCCAGCACGGCTGGGCGGCCGGGCCGATGGGGTTCGAGAGCCAGGGCTACCTGACCTCGTGGGCGCCACTGTTCTTCTTCACGCTCGTGTTCGCCATCTCGATGGACTACACGGTCTTCCTGCTCGCCTCGACCCGGGAGCACTTCGAGCGCTCGGGCGACGCAGCTGAAGCGGTACGAGGATCCATCGCTCACACCGGGCGACCGATCGTCGCCGCTGCCGGTGTGATGATCGGCGTCTTCTACACCTTCGCCATCGCCGGCACCCTGCCGATGAAGGAGATGGGCCTCATCCTCGGTACCGCGGTGCTGCTGGACGCCTTCCTCATCCGGCTGATCCTCGTACCGGCGGTGCTCTACATGATCGGCAATTCGGCGTGGTGGCTCCCGAAGTCGCTCGGACGGGTGCTCCCCGACGTGAAGTTCGCCCACTGA
- a CDS encoding FAD-dependent oxidoreductase — MGGQIVANIVILGAGVSGHTAALHLRRRVGKKHHITVVSPNSKWNWIPSNIWVGVDKMSKDEVVFPLAPIYAKQGIDFVQGKATEIWPRGRGDDTTPSVTIELTAGEVGRTLSQHYDYLVNATGPKLKFEMTPGLGPSGHSLSVCTADHAAQAAAALDGVIDRLRAGDAQTLVVGMGHGSCTCEGAAFEYVFNVDHVLREAGVRELARVVYLTNEHELGDFGVGGMTFEHSGHEMTSEAWMMGLFHERGIEVILAAHVTEVKEREVTYDTVFGESGSLAFDFAMLLPPFGGAGLSAFDRDTSDITSEMFAPSGFMKVDAKYDAGAYENWSAADWPSTYEAPGFPNHFAVGIAFAPPHAISKPYATPAGAPVAPAPPRTGMPSGIQGKTVAETIADRLDHPAAPARTASMANMGAACIASVGAGLRNGAAAAITMSPIVPDRTRFPGTGRNPAETFGEIGLAGHWMKRLLHTLFIYKAKARPGWWLIPE, encoded by the coding sequence TTGGGAGGCCAGATCGTGGCGAACATCGTGATCCTCGGTGCCGGTGTTTCCGGGCACACCGCTGCGCTCCACCTTCGGCGACGAGTCGGGAAGAAGCATCACATCACCGTGGTGTCGCCCAACTCGAAGTGGAACTGGATCCCATCGAACATCTGGGTCGGGGTCGACAAGATGTCGAAGGACGAGGTCGTCTTCCCGCTGGCGCCCATCTACGCCAAGCAGGGCATCGACTTCGTCCAGGGCAAGGCCACCGAGATCTGGCCCCGAGGTCGCGGCGACGACACCACGCCGTCGGTCACGATCGAGCTGACTGCCGGTGAGGTTGGCCGCACCCTGTCGCAGCACTACGACTACCTCGTCAATGCCACCGGTCCGAAGCTCAAGTTCGAGATGACACCGGGTCTCGGCCCGAGCGGACACTCGCTGTCGGTCTGCACGGCCGACCACGCGGCCCAGGCCGCCGCTGCACTCGACGGTGTGATCGACCGGCTCCGAGCTGGTGACGCACAGACGCTCGTCGTCGGGATGGGTCATGGCAGTTGCACATGTGAAGGGGCCGCATTCGAGTACGTGTTCAACGTCGACCACGTACTTCGTGAGGCCGGGGTACGCGAGCTCGCTCGTGTGGTCTATCTGACCAACGAGCACGAGCTCGGCGATTTCGGGGTCGGAGGCATGACCTTCGAACACTCAGGTCATGAGATGACCAGCGAAGCCTGGATGATGGGCCTGTTCCACGAGCGTGGCATCGAAGTGATTCTCGCCGCCCACGTGACGGAGGTGAAGGAACGCGAGGTCACCTACGACACCGTGTTCGGCGAGTCGGGCTCGTTGGCATTCGACTTCGCCATGCTCCTCCCGCCCTTTGGCGGCGCCGGACTCTCCGCGTTCGATCGCGACACGAGCGACATCACCAGCGAGATGTTCGCGCCGAGCGGGTTCATGAAGGTCGACGCGAAGTACGACGCCGGTGCCTACGAGAACTGGTCGGCGGCCGATTGGCCCTCGACCTACGAGGCGCCGGGTTTCCCCAATCACTTCGCCGTCGGGATCGCCTTCGCCCCGCCCCACGCCATTTCGAAGCCGTATGCCACACCGGCGGGTGCGCCGGTGGCGCCGGCCCCGCCGAGGACCGGCATGCCCTCGGGGATCCAGGGCAAGACCGTGGCAGAGACCATCGCCGACCGGCTGGATCATCCGGCAGCACCGGCCCGAACCGCCTCGATGGCGAACATGGGCGCAGCCTGTATCGCCTCGGTCGGCGCCGGTCTTCGCAACGGTGCGGCGGCCGCGATCACGATGTCACCGATCGTCCCCGACCGGACGAGATTTCCCGGCACGGGTCGCAATCCCGCCGAGACCTTCGGCGAGATCGGGTTGGCCGGTCACTGGATGAAGCGACTGCTCCACACCCTGTTCATCTACAAGGCCAAGGCCCGTCCGGGCTGGTGGCTCATCCCCGAGTGA
- a CDS encoding pyridoxamine 5'-phosphate oxidase family protein produces MTSHDDLTIHDVRTELEKVRTVMLTSIDEAGTLSSRPLTLLDLDINGDPWFLVDAQATWVGPIDVAPVNIAVATEDFWVSFAGRASIERDPARIADLRNAVTDAFFAEDAEPVALRVATEQIEWWASDGALRTALQVAKAAVTGGSPDLGASGTIDAR; encoded by the coding sequence ATGACTTCGCACGACGACCTCACCATCCACGATGTCCGCACCGAGCTGGAGAAGGTTCGGACCGTCATGCTCACGAGCATCGATGAGGCGGGCACCCTGTCGTCCCGTCCGCTCACGCTCCTCGATCTCGACATCAACGGCGACCCGTGGTTCCTGGTCGACGCCCAGGCCACCTGGGTCGGTCCGATCGACGTCGCACCGGTGAACATCGCCGTTGCGACCGAAGACTTCTGGGTGTCATTTGCGGGTCGCGCCTCGATCGAACGTGACCCGGCCCGCATCGCCGACCTGCGCAACGCCGTCACCGACGCGTTCTTCGCCGAGGACGCCGAGCCTGTGGCGTTGCGGGTGGCGACCGAGCAGATCGAGTGGTGGGCGTCGGACGGTGCACTACGAACGGCGCTCCAGGTGGCCAAAGCTGCCGTGACCGGCGGCTCCCCCGATCTCGGTGCGAGTGGCACGATCGACGCCCGTTGA
- a CDS encoding wax ester/triacylglycerol synthase family O-acyltransferase, which produces MKQLTGVDLSFLLMETDSIYGHVNGLSIYERPSDDFDPFTAVRERMRIMVSHLEPLRRKVVNVPLDLDRPYWVEDPDFDLDYHVRHIGLAPPGAADQLAEQVARIVGRRMDRSRPLWEAYVIEGLADGRWALLQKTHHATIDGASGVIMLKMFTEESPDAEFPLEAIDWSGEQPPSNLAMLQTAALNLAANPVRGARLSLGIMRDLADAAGLTTVSGLANQTRDSIGAIAKRMTSSTDASPRVSLPITPAPATPWNKTVTPHRRFAMRSTSLENLKRLKDATGGTLNDVVMAICTGALRAYLIEKDALPDEPLRAMVPVSIRTGNEADPWTNRVSALVADLPTNCADPIERVALCREAMNTGKHQFDMMPAEALGQSADYASPLVATSALRLVSRLKLADRVNSPINVVISNVPGPRSPLYFSGAKLDAYIPVSTISDGVGLNITVHSYADRMDFGLIADRDLVPDLWHLVDLHIAELERLFEATGAEWAVPQPPPAMRKGGDGVDPVPAATEATPPTSESPAATRPSARSSKSKTSAKKRPAKSKKDAKAAAKADDDTDTDSGESTDT; this is translated from the coding sequence ATGAAACAGCTCACCGGTGTCGACCTCAGCTTCTTGTTGATGGAAACCGACAGCATCTACGGACACGTCAACGGTCTCAGCATCTACGAGCGACCATCCGATGACTTCGACCCGTTCACCGCGGTGCGTGAGCGGATGCGGATCATGGTGAGCCATCTCGAGCCGTTGCGACGCAAGGTCGTGAACGTGCCTCTCGATCTCGATCGGCCCTACTGGGTCGAGGATCCCGACTTCGACCTCGACTACCACGTGCGCCACATCGGCCTGGCGCCTCCCGGTGCCGCCGACCAGCTGGCCGAGCAGGTCGCCCGGATCGTCGGGCGCCGCATGGACCGTTCCCGCCCACTCTGGGAGGCCTACGTCATCGAGGGTCTTGCCGACGGGCGCTGGGCCTTGCTGCAGAAGACGCATCACGCCACGATCGACGGCGCTTCGGGCGTGATCATGCTCAAGATGTTCACCGAGGAATCGCCCGACGCCGAGTTCCCGCTCGAGGCCATCGACTGGTCCGGCGAGCAGCCCCCGTCGAACCTGGCGATGCTGCAGACCGCGGCGCTCAATCTTGCCGCCAATCCGGTGCGAGGCGCTCGACTGTCACTCGGCATCATGCGCGATCTCGCCGATGCGGCCGGCCTCACCACCGTGAGCGGTCTCGCCAACCAGACCCGCGACTCGATTGGTGCCATCGCCAAGCGGATGACCTCGTCGACCGACGCCAGCCCTCGGGTCAGCTTGCCGATCACGCCGGCACCGGCGACACCGTGGAACAAGACCGTCACACCCCATCGCCGGTTCGCCATGCGCTCCACCTCGCTGGAGAACCTCAAGCGGCTCAAGGACGCCACCGGCGGCACGCTCAACGACGTCGTCATGGCGATCTGCACCGGCGCCCTGCGCGCCTATCTGATCGAGAAAGACGCACTCCCCGACGAGCCGTTGCGGGCCATGGTGCCGGTGTCGATCCGGACCGGCAACGAAGCCGACCCCTGGACCAATCGGGTCTCGGCCCTCGTCGCCGATCTGCCGACCAACTGCGCCGACCCGATCGAGCGGGTGGCGCTGTGCCGCGAGGCGATGAACACCGGCAAGCACCAGTTCGACATGATGCCGGCCGAGGCCCTCGGGCAATCCGCCGACTACGCCTCTCCCCTGGTTGCCACGTCGGCACTCCGCCTGGTCTCGCGGCTCAAGCTGGCCGACCGGGTCAATTCACCGATCAACGTCGTCATCTCGAACGTTCCCGGACCGCGCTCCCCGCTGTACTTCTCCGGCGCCAAGCTCGATGCCTACATCCCGGTCTCCACCATCAGCGATGGGGTCGGCTTGAACATCACCGTGCACAGCTACGCCGACCGGATGGACTTCGGTCTGATCGCCGACCGTGACCTCGTGCCCGACTTGTGGCATCTCGTCGACCTCCACATCGCCGAACTCGAGCGGCTCTTCGAGGCCACCGGGGCGGAATGGGCCGTCCCCCAACCGCCTCCAGCCATGCGCAAGGGAGGCGACGGCGTCGATCCGGTGCCCGCCGCCACTGAGGCGACGCCGCCTACGTCCGAGTCGCCGGCAGCCACTCGCCCATCGGCTCGTTCATCGAAGTCCAAGACGTCGGCCAAGAAGCGCCCAGCCAAATCCAAGAAGGACGCAAAGGCGGCTGCCAAGGCCGACGACGACACCGATACCGACAGCGGCGAGTCGACCGACACCTGA
- a CDS encoding SDR family oxidoreductase, giving the protein MQLNELFSVEGKIVVVTGGSRGIGEMIAAGFLANGAKVYISSRKADACEATATRLMAEYGGECVAVPADLSGLPGVEALAAAIGEREDHVDILVNNAGVSWGAPLDEFPEIGWDKVMDTNVKGVFFLTQKLLPLLEAGATADDPSRVINIGSIDGLQTAAFSTFSYGPSKAAVHALTKLLASHLARRHIIVNAIAPGPFPTWMLSTGVGGGGDVDNTDWDAIARGNPRGRVGTPQDIAGIAIFLASRAGAYTVGEVISCDGGILVD; this is encoded by the coding sequence ATGCAACTCAACGAACTGTTCTCGGTCGAAGGCAAGATCGTCGTGGTGACGGGTGGGTCACGAGGCATCGGCGAGATGATCGCCGCCGGCTTCTTGGCCAATGGGGCCAAGGTCTACATCAGCTCCCGCAAGGCGGATGCCTGTGAGGCCACCGCCACCCGGCTGATGGCCGAATACGGCGGGGAGTGCGTCGCCGTTCCTGCCGACCTGTCGGGACTCCCCGGCGTCGAGGCCCTCGCTGCCGCCATCGGGGAGCGAGAGGACCACGTCGACATCCTCGTCAACAACGCCGGGGTGTCGTGGGGCGCGCCGCTCGACGAGTTCCCCGAGATCGGATGGGACAAGGTCATGGACACCAACGTGAAGGGTGTCTTCTTCCTCACCCAGAAGTTGCTGCCGCTCCTCGAAGCCGGCGCAACGGCCGACGATCCGTCGCGAGTGATCAACATCGGCTCGATCGACGGCTTGCAGACCGCAGCGTTCTCGACCTTCTCGTACGGTCCCTCGAAGGCGGCCGTGCATGCGCTCACCAAGTTGCTGGCCTCGCACCTGGCACGGCGCCACATCATCGTCAACGCCATTGCCCCCGGCCCGTTCCCCACGTGGATGCTGAGCACCGGCGTCGGTGGCGGTGGCGATGTCGACAACACCGACTGGGATGCCATTGCCCGAGGCAACCCTCGTGGCCGAGTCGGCACACCGCAGGACATCGCCGGCATTGCCATCTTCCTCGCGTCTCGCGCCGGTGCCTACACCGTCGGCGAGGTCATCAGCTGCGACGGTGGCATTCTCGTCGACTGA
- a CDS encoding ABC transporter permease subunit — MLLTDVTAKTVRDRTPLAVYVGLGIAAAAFCMVMLAEQLGNDMAAMIADLPEALTGIMGGIGSNYVVTELFGLIGPITVLTIAIGGGVNVLAGEERRHTAELLLTQPVSRRSVVRSKFAVLVGDTAIACLFLFLGSSVGASLFTVTGFGPADALAATIHVYFLAVAFGAFALAVANATGSTAAGTGAATGLAVFSNLVAGMLPLVEGAEGWARVSPWYYFNGSEPLSNGLDVTHLGVLATMAAVCFGVAYWVADHRDIGSGGSGLTLRLPALGRITRPRLGRIAAKTLSERVTFLAILSGSMAAMSVLVAFMYGGIKDSLLALNDAFPKSMLELFGATDLSTPTGFLQVEMLSLMTPLALIAVGVIMGLDAVAGEASRRTLGLLVAVPQTRARILLEKAGAMMLAVAVTAIGLWLGLVLAVVLAGLDVSFAKLAAALTHQMLLGLFFGALALALGSFAERSTALRWTMAIVVVTYFGDWFLRQRPSLADAAVISPWFYATETEPMFNGVNPAHLVVLALASAILVGAALWGFERRDLDG; from the coding sequence ATGCTGCTCACTGACGTCACCGCCAAGACGGTTCGGGATCGCACCCCGCTCGCCGTCTACGTCGGGCTCGGTATCGCCGCGGCCGCGTTCTGCATGGTGATGCTGGCAGAGCAACTCGGCAACGACATGGCGGCGATGATCGCCGATCTGCCCGAAGCGCTGACCGGCATCATGGGAGGGATCGGCAGCAACTACGTGGTCACCGAGCTCTTCGGCTTGATCGGACCCATCACGGTGCTCACGATCGCCATCGGCGGCGGGGTCAACGTGTTGGCGGGTGAAGAGCGCCGCCACACCGCCGAGCTCCTGCTCACCCAACCGGTGAGCCGCCGTTCGGTCGTGCGATCCAAGTTCGCCGTGCTGGTCGGCGACACCGCCATCGCCTGCCTCTTCTTGTTCCTCGGCAGCTCAGTCGGCGCCAGCTTGTTCACCGTCACCGGCTTCGGACCGGCGGACGCGCTCGCAGCAACGATCCACGTGTACTTCCTGGCCGTCGCCTTCGGTGCGTTCGCCCTGGCGGTCGCCAACGCCACGGGCTCGACGGCGGCAGGCACGGGTGCCGCCACCGGCTTGGCCGTGTTCTCCAACTTGGTCGCCGGCATGCTCCCCTTGGTCGAAGGAGCCGAAGGATGGGCGCGAGTTTCGCCCTGGTACTACTTCAACGGGTCGGAGCCGCTGTCCAATGGCCTCGATGTGACGCACCTCGGCGTATTGGCGACGATGGCGGCGGTCTGCTTCGGTGTCGCCTACTGGGTGGCCGATCATCGCGACATCGGCAGCGGCGGGAGCGGGCTCACGCTGAGACTGCCGGCGCTCGGGCGCATCACTCGACCGCGGCTCGGACGCATCGCAGCAAAGACCCTGTCCGAGCGAGTCACTTTCCTGGCCATCTTGTCAGGATCGATGGCTGCGATGTCGGTCCTCGTGGCCTTCATGTACGGCGGGATCAAGGACTCGCTGCTCGCGCTGAACGATGCATTCCCGAAGAGCATGCTCGAGCTGTTCGGCGCCACTGACCTGAGCACGCCGACCGGCTTCCTCCAGGTCGAGATGCTGTCGCTCATGACCCCACTGGCGCTGATTGCGGTCGGTGTCATCATGGGGCTCGACGCGGTCGCCGGCGAGGCGTCGCGCCGAACCCTCGGTCTGCTCGTCGCCGTCCCGCAGACGAGGGCTCGCATCCTGCTCGAGAAGGCCGGTGCCATGATGCTGGCGGTCGCGGTGACTGCGATCGGCCTGTGGCTCGGGCTCGTCCTGGCCGTCGTGCTCGCCGGACTCGACGTCTCGTTCGCCAAGCTGGCGGCGGCGCTCACGCACCAGATGCTGCTCGGGCTGTTCTTCGGAGCACTCGCGCTCGCGCTGGGTTCGTTCGCCGAACGGTCGACCGCCCTGCGGTGGACCATGGCGATCGTCGTCGTGACCTACTTCGGCGACTGGTTCCTGCGCCAGCGGCCATCGCTGGCCGATGCCGCGGTGATCTCACCGTGGTTCTACGCCACCGAGACCGAGCCGATGTTCAACGGCGTGAACCCCGCGCACCTCGTGGTGCTCGCGCTGGCGTCGGCCATCCTGGTCGGCGCCGCCCTGTGGGGGTTCGAACGACGTGATCTCGACGGATGA